One segment of Nostoc flagelliforme CCNUN1 DNA contains the following:
- a CDS encoding helix-turn-helix domain-containing protein produces the protein MGTSLQSLRYKSTVISAYRWSSPFFPSEVKSAIDSEIRQALEFAATPPQQRQQTITQKPRWTLKRLAAWIDKQFNLKCCRESIRKTLKNLGFSWKKARKLLNKANSKKRREFLEKLKGLLDDALHNGGMTKYV, from the coding sequence GTGGGTACATCGTTACAATCTCTCAGGTATAAAAGCACTGTTATATCAGCGTACAGGTGGTCATCCCCCTTTTTTCCCTCAGAAGTAAAGTCAGCAATTGATTCTGAGATTCGTCAAGCTCTTGAGTTTGCAGCAACACCACCCCAACAAAGACAACAGACAATAACGCAAAAGCCTCGTTGGACATTGAAGCGTTTAGCGGCTTGGATTGACAAACAGTTCAATCTCAAATGTTGCCGAGAGTCAATACGTAAGACTCTCAAGAACTTAGGGTTTTCGTGGAAAAAAGCACGTAAACTTTTAAATAAAGCTAACAGTAAAAAACGTAGAGAGTTTCTAGAAAAACTCAAGGGTTTGCTTGATGATGCTCTCCATAATGGGGGTATGACGAAATACGTGTAA
- a CDS encoding IS1634 family transposase → MRASPLNIRVQDIDHCGIVAGICDEMNLVEQINRLLGTHSQEIISAGQVVKAMILNGLGFVSAPLYLFEKFFVGKATEHLLGEGIRPEHLNDDRLGRVLDKLYEAGLTEVFVTVAICAARKFGVKMDSLHLDSSSFHVDGDYINNPTAQEAAEPGGIEITYGYSRDHRPDLKQFILDLMCSGDGDIPLYLRVGDGNESDSAMFATIIADFQRQWQIDALFVADAALYTEENLQQMKHLRWVSRVPGTLTAAKMLSENIPEQAFNDSAMPGYEIAAICSEYGGIRQRWLVVESQARKDADLKQLEKRLTKQLSKAQSELRLLLNQEFACSKDALIAAQRLSSKLPLHQLANIQVNEVKKHTGRGRPSKDASPTFYYQVDASLEPKEIAIAIETKRAGRFILATNVLDAEELSNDDILREYKAQQSTERGFRFLKDPLFFTSSVFLNSTERVAALAMVMGLCLLVYSLGQKALRQALERAKKTIDNQLGKPTSTPTLRWVFQCFMSIHLVTIAQIKQIANLTHERQWILQFFGAPCRKYYLLS, encoded by the coding sequence ATGAGAGCTTCACCACTAAATATTAGGGTACAGGATATTGACCACTGCGGCATAGTCGCAGGCATCTGTGATGAGATGAATCTAGTAGAACAAATTAACCGACTACTGGGAACTCACTCTCAAGAAATCATCAGTGCAGGTCAAGTTGTAAAAGCGATGATTTTAAACGGATTAGGGTTTGTGAGTGCGCCATTATATTTGTTTGAAAAGTTTTTCGTTGGCAAAGCTACAGAGCATCTTTTAGGAGAAGGAATACGTCCAGAACACTTAAACGATGACCGTTTGGGTCGAGTATTAGACAAATTGTATGAGGCTGGACTAACTGAAGTATTTGTGACAGTGGCGATTTGTGCAGCACGTAAATTCGGGGTCAAAATGGACAGCCTGCACCTCGATTCAAGTTCATTTCACGTTGATGGTGATTACATAAACAACCCAACAGCACAGGAGGCGGCGGAACCAGGAGGAATCGAAATTACCTATGGCTATTCAAGAGATCACCGCCCAGACTTGAAACAATTTATTTTAGACCTGATGTGCAGTGGGGATGGAGACATCCCGCTATACCTAAGAGTTGGAGACGGTAATGAATCGGACTCAGCGATGTTTGCTACCATAATCGCTGATTTTCAAAGGCAGTGGCAGATAGATGCTTTGTTTGTTGCAGATGCGGCCCTTTACACTGAAGAAAATTTGCAACAAATGAAACATCTTCGTTGGGTATCGAGAGTACCAGGCACCCTAACTGCGGCAAAAATGCTGTCAGAGAATATCCCAGAACAAGCATTCAATGACAGTGCAATGCCTGGGTATGAGATCGCAGCAATTTGTAGTGAGTATGGTGGTATACGACAACGTTGGTTGGTAGTTGAAAGTCAAGCGAGAAAAGATGCCGACCTCAAGCAGCTGGAAAAACGTTTAACTAAGCAATTATCAAAAGCCCAATCTGAACTGAGGCTGTTGTTAAACCAGGAATTTGCTTGCTCAAAAGATGCTCTGATTGCTGCACAACGCCTCAGCTCTAAGTTGCCCTTACACCAACTGGCTAATATCCAGGTGAATGAGGTAAAAAAACATACTGGACGTGGTAGACCCAGTAAGGATGCTTCCCCCACCTTTTACTACCAAGTTGATGCTTCACTTGAACCCAAGGAAATAGCGATCGCCATCGAAACCAAACGAGCCGGAAGATTTATTTTAGCCACCAATGTCCTTGATGCCGAAGAACTGAGCAATGACGATATTTTACGTGAATATAAGGCACAGCAGTCTACTGAGCGTGGTTTCCGATTTCTCAAAGACCCTTTATTTTTTACTTCAAGTGTGTTCCTCAACTCGACTGAGAGAGTCGCCGCACTAGCAATGGTTATGGGTTTGTGCCTGCTTGTTTATAGTCTTGGTCAAAAAGCTCTACGTCAAGCTTTGGAACGGGCAAAAAAAACTATTGATAATCAATTGGGTAAACCAACTTCTACTCCAACCTTACGTTGGGTGTTCCAATGTTTTATGTCCATTCATTTGGTTACGATCGCCCAAATAAAGCAAATTGCCAACTTAACCCATGAAAGGCAATGGATTCTCCAGTTTTTTGGTGCTCCTTGTCGAAAATATTATCTTCTTTCTTAA
- a CDS encoding helix-turn-helix domain-containing protein: MLRVECDRWNESASKLREEALKANHARTRERLMALYEICNGKSATKVGRETGRNPQTVMEWVHRYNLSGIKALLYQRTGGHPPFFPQK, encoded by the coding sequence ATGCTCAGAGTAGAATGCGATCGCTGGAATGAAAGTGCCTCAAAATTGAGAGAAGAAGCATTAAAAGCGAATCATGCTCGTACTCGCGAGCGTTTAATGGCACTGTACGAAATATGTAACGGAAAAAGTGCGACAAAGGTAGGCAGAGAAACAGGGCGTAACCCTCAGACAGTAATGGAGTGGGTACATCGTTACAATCTCTCAGGTATAAAAGCACTGTTATATCAGCGTACAGGTGGTCATCCCCCTTTTTTCCCTCAGAAGTAA
- a CDS encoding DEAD/DEAH box helicase, translated as MASDSQIRALLKAWLDYIHVENLSNAKVEADDSEQPNIWDSLVNLVGDKLLIDESLFKKLKQPFKSAKNFEQTKLPSIAVAFPQQYIVESNRRQFRPLFTINVSTLFEGNYRSSGWNLTDYEFQPVIPNLMQWYGLEEEAAESLVTREGLKVFLETTFNRPFKTLQDFMGLIEIPPFPVRSKLLPYLLDFDYAAFNYNLKKDFQKISDQNYFQWSRPGHPAYEYLFGQPKSPQHDVLFLGAFPNSQPDDYQALALKHSQSNPLTAVIGPPGNGKTTLLLHKIAQQVVRRAVDLATTGEDRSNLTVVTSTNKFAVNNVEKILASNLTSDRFYLSGGSRDLVDTQVLPSLQAALDWLAKETFNYDEWESTKQQLLAGVQQIESYRKQDSDELQKICVDEQLLDELCLDIQSVESALKTSAFESSSPLESGSDYSRFPVEAYQQIKQHLGSARRSLPRVDYWQPSLRDNKWFVQILQTIKRFWQSITKTSAHHVLKRLHKQIEMPVLATLATPFQFQIPLTTESLIAAQQSVDQLIAEASFWQQQQNGIDSTQQQIESRKQQREDLITRRSQVESRLATYPTKDFYSRFYTELHSLQVELFEWSWQFQQQEALRRKDEVIASIRTYIALLNGEWDAYRQLSHNWRNIYRDISLLFPVFLCTLHSIRNLLPYPDSGCIDQVIVDEAGQIPPHQVFPVLVRCNRALIVGDPLQLEPVVNLSDQKKEEYRSKSFLEQGLTDVDYDRYSPTASTAYHRAAGASGQPQDIGQGIILKYHYRCVPMIADFCDRLCNYGMVIKTEPKASRLGTNLIACNVEGKLENNVNWAEVDAVEALIEELLAAGYCLNSPDSDNTIGVISPYRRQVDALTQRLKSRWSDFSKQSIGTVHTFQGGQKSVIIFSTRQCSATDSLWFINRRPNLLNVAVSRARELFILVGDLGRISEGGYTRDLVEYIKEFGETR; from the coding sequence ATGGCATCAGATTCACAGATTCGAGCATTACTCAAAGCTTGGTTAGATTACATCCATGTTGAAAATTTGAGTAATGCCAAAGTAGAAGCTGACGATTCAGAACAACCCAACATCTGGGACTCTCTCGTAAATCTGGTAGGCGATAAATTATTAATAGACGAGTCTTTATTTAAAAAACTAAAGCAACCGTTTAAAAGTGCAAAGAACTTTGAGCAAACAAAATTACCATCAATTGCTGTAGCTTTCCCGCAGCAATATATAGTTGAATCGAATCGCCGTCAATTTCGCCCGTTGTTCACGATCAACGTTTCGACACTATTCGAGGGCAATTATCGCAGTAGCGGATGGAATTTAACTGATTATGAGTTTCAGCCTGTTATTCCCAATTTGATGCAGTGGTACGGACTAGAAGAAGAAGCGGCTGAGTCCCTGGTAACAAGGGAGGGTCTGAAAGTTTTTCTCGAAACTACTTTCAATCGTCCCTTTAAAACGCTACAAGATTTTATGGGACTGATTGAAATACCGCCGTTTCCCGTGCGGTCAAAACTTCTCCCTTATCTATTGGATTTTGACTACGCTGCTTTTAATTACAACCTCAAAAAAGATTTTCAGAAAATTAGCGACCAGAATTACTTTCAGTGGTCAAGACCAGGACATCCGGCTTACGAATATTTATTTGGGCAACCAAAATCACCCCAGCATGACGTACTTTTTCTAGGTGCTTTTCCCAACTCACAGCCCGATGACTATCAAGCACTTGCTCTCAAACATTCCCAGTCAAATCCTCTGACTGCGGTGATTGGCCCACCGGGGAATGGCAAGACAACACTGTTGTTACATAAGATAGCGCAGCAAGTGGTACGTCGAGCCGTGGACTTGGCAACAACGGGTGAAGATAGAAGTAACCTAACTGTGGTAACAAGCACTAACAAATTTGCTGTAAATAACGTTGAGAAAATCTTAGCCAGCAACCTGACCTCTGACCGTTTCTACTTATCAGGAGGCTCAAGGGATTTAGTTGACACTCAAGTTTTACCTAGCTTGCAAGCTGCACTCGATTGGTTAGCCAAAGAAACATTTAATTACGATGAATGGGAGTCAACGAAGCAACAATTGTTAGCAGGTGTTCAGCAAATAGAATCTTATAGAAAACAAGACTCAGACGAGCTTCAAAAGATTTGTGTTGATGAGCAATTATTAGATGAGCTATGCCTTGATATACAATCGGTTGAGTCGGCGCTCAAGACTTCTGCATTTGAGTCTTCGTCACCATTAGAATCCGGGAGCGACTACTCTAGGTTTCCAGTAGAAGCCTATCAGCAGATAAAACAACATCTTGGCAGTGCAAGGCGTTCTTTGCCTAGAGTTGATTACTGGCAGCCTTCTCTTAGAGATAACAAATGGTTTGTCCAGATTTTGCAGACGATTAAACGATTCTGGCAGTCGATAACCAAAACCAGCGCACATCATGTTCTCAAACGCTTGCACAAACAGATAGAGATGCCTGTGTTGGCGACGCTGGCCACCCCATTTCAATTTCAAATCCCACTAACAACTGAATCTCTCATCGCCGCCCAGCAGAGTGTTGACCAGCTTATTGCAGAAGCATCTTTCTGGCAGCAACAACAGAATGGTATTGACAGCACACAACAGCAGATTGAGTCAAGAAAGCAGCAACGAGAAGACCTCATTACTCGCCGTTCTCAAGTCGAAAGCCGACTCGCTACTTATCCCACCAAAGATTTCTACAGTCGTTTCTACACCGAATTGCACTCGCTTCAAGTAGAGTTATTTGAGTGGTCTTGGCAATTTCAGCAACAAGAGGCTCTGCGACGGAAAGATGAGGTGATAGCTTCCATAAGAACTTACATTGCATTATTGAATGGCGAATGGGATGCTTACCGTCAGTTAAGTCATAATTGGAGAAACATTTATCGGGATATCAGTCTGTTGTTTCCGGTGTTTCTTTGCACTTTGCACTCCATCCGCAATTTGTTACCCTATCCCGATAGTGGCTGTATCGACCAAGTAATTGTAGATGAAGCGGGTCAGATTCCACCGCATCAAGTTTTCCCCGTTTTAGTAAGGTGTAATCGGGCTTTGATTGTAGGCGATCCATTGCAATTGGAGCCGGTTGTTAATTTGAGCGACCAGAAGAAAGAAGAATATCGCAGCAAGTCGTTTCTAGAACAGGGGCTAACGGATGTAGATTATGACCGCTACAGCCCCACAGCTTCCACAGCTTATCATCGAGCAGCCGGGGCATCAGGGCAACCGCAAGATATTGGTCAGGGTATTATCCTTAAATATCATTACCGTTGCGTTCCGATGATTGCTGATTTTTGCGATCGCTTGTGCAACTACGGCATGGTCATCAAAACTGAACCAAAAGCTTCTCGGTTAGGTACTAACCTGATTGCTTGCAATGTGGAAGGGAAGCTGGAGAACAACGTTAATTGGGCAGAAGTTGATGCAGTAGAAGCGTTGATTGAGGAGTTGTTAGCGGCGGGTTATTGCTTGAATTCTCCTGACTCTGACAACACAATTGGCGTGATTTCACCTTACCGCCGTCAAGTAGATGCGCTGACTCAACGTTTAAAATCTCGCTGGTCAGATTTTTCAAAGCAGAGCATTGGCACAGTTCACACATTTCAAGGGGGTCAGAAGTCAGTAATAATTTTTTCGACTCGCCAATGCTCTGCAACTGATAGCCTTTGGTTTATTAATCGGCGGCCTAATTTACTCAATGTGGCTGTGAGCAGAGCGCGAGAACTGTTTATCCTGGTGGGGGACTTGGGGCGAATTTCTGAGGGTGGTTACACCAGAGATTTGGTGGAATATATCAAGGAATTTGGGGAGACGCGATAA